A region of the Coriobacteriia bacterium genome:
CGTGGGGGACGTTCACCAACGTAGCGGTCAATGGCACTACAAGCGTTCAATGGGCGAGCTGGGTGCATGGCCGAGTCGCGCCGCTACATCCCGACGTCGTGGTCCTCATGCTCGGCATCAACGACGCGATTGCGAACTACGAGGGCGGGAGCGAGTCCTACACCGACTTCACGAGGGCGTACGACTCTCTCGTCTCGCAGCTGACTTCGCTACGGAATAGCCGAGGGCGCCCCACCCGATTGATCGTCCTGACGCCTCCGTCCGCAACACCATCCCATGCGCCGAGCCACAACCTCACGGACGCACGAATGGCTCCCTACGTGGCGAGCGAGTGGGCCACGGCCCGTGCCCACGGCATCCCAGTGGTCGATATCTGGAACGCCTGGCGAGCCAAGCACTCTCAGGACGGGCCCGCTTTCGGTTCTCGCTACTACACCCCCGCCGATGGAATCCATCCCAACTCGCGGGGCCAGGCACTTATCTTCGACATGGTGGCGCCCGTGCTTCGAACCGTCGCGGCCGAGTCGGCGGCCGGGAAGTAGCCGGGGCCTGCGCTAGGCTGCCGACGAAGCAACGAGGTCGCCACCGCGGCAAGATGCGCGCCGAGAAGGGCAGTGCCGGCTCGACTCCGAACGGCTCAAGAAGAAAAACGGAGACCTCATCTGAGGTCCCCGCTGCAAGTTCGTGGAGCCGACGAGGGGATTCGAACCCCTGACCCCCGCATTACGAGTGCGGTGCTCTGGCCAGCTGAGCTACGTCGGCATATTCAATTCCTAAGCCGTGGGAGCGTCTCCGCTTCCCGCGCCGCCGCCCGAACCCGGACGACGCCTGCGACGCCTGCGACCCGGCTTTGCCGAGCCACCCTCCCCGCCCGCCTCGGCGGAGGGAGGTGCTTGCTGAGCAGCCGGCTTGGGAGCCGTCTGCTCGGGCACGGAGGAAGCAGCAGCTTCCGCTCCACCCGCGCCTCCGCGACCTCCTCGGCGACGACGCTTGCGCGCCGGGGCCTCGCCGGCCACCGCAGGTTCGGCGGCGGGTGCCACCGGACGCTGCCTGGGTTCTTCGCTTTTTGCGCCCTCGCCGCCACGTGGGCGACGCGGCTTGGGAGGAGCCGCGGTCATCACCGGAGACGGCTCGTTCTCCCGGTCCAGCGCGGCCAGCGCGAGCGCCATGCCCGTGCCGCCGGCCTCTTCAAGAACTTCCCTGCTCACCGAGCAGGGACAGGTCCCGCCCTTGCAGCACTCCATGCCCTTGAGTGGGACGCTGAAGCGCATCCCGTCCTCGAGACGCATGCCCACCGTCTCGTGCGGGGTGTTGAGCTCGGAAACCTTCGCCAAGCCCAACGGTGTCTCGACGATCGCACCCTTTTTGGGCGCCCTTTGCTTGTAGTCCTTGTAGGCTTCGAACTCATAGCGCAAACAGCACATGAGTCTGCCGCAGAGTCCCGAGATTTTCAAGGGGTTTAGCGGCAGGTCTTGTTCTTTTGCCATTCGAATAGACACAGGCTGGAACTCGCCGCCGAAACGAACGCAGCAAAGCTGCTCGCCGCAGTGGCCAAGACCGCCGATCATGCGTGCCTCGTCGCGCACGCCCACCTGGCGCATGTCGATGCGCGCCTTGAAGCGACTGGCGAGATCCTTGACGAGGTCGCGGAAGTCCACCCGCTCCTCGGCGACGAAGTAGAAGACCACCTTGTCGCCGGAGAACAGGTACTCGACGTCGATGGGCTTCATGTCGAGCTTGTAGCTGTGCACGAGGTCGCGAAAGACCGGCATCGCTTCGCGCTCACGCTCGGTGAGTTCGTCGACGAAGGCTAGGTCATCTGCGGTGGCCACACGAAGAATCGGCTTGAGCGGTGCGGGAAGATCGGACGCCGCGACCTCGTGGGGCGCTTGTGCGACAAGACCGATCTCGGTACCGCGTTCTGTCTCAACGATCACGGTGTCGCCCTCGACGGGTGTGGTCCCGATAGGATCGAACCACAGTGTCTTGGGGGCGAACCGGAGTTTGACTCCCACTACCGTGGGCATAGCAACACCTCTCGAATATCGAAAAGCATGGCCTCGATGGCCAGCTGGGGGCTCACATTATACGTAATGCGGCGCCGGGCCTCGTTTACGGCCTGCAAAGCGCTCGCTGCGGACGACGAAGTGATGACCGCGCCTATCTCGGCGACGGAGTCTTTCGCGTCGGTGTTGATCGCTAGATCGCCGACGCCTTGGGATAGTACCAAGCAATCCCTCAGCCAGCTCTCGGCAACATTGAGAACTTCGCCTATGCCTTCGCGCTCGCGCGACGTCAGCTCGCGCTTGTGCCGCTCCTCCAGGGCCTTGCCGCCGCTGCGTCCCATGAAGTCGGCACGGTCGAGTGCCTCGGCGGCCTGCGCGGCCTTCACGTCCTCCAGCGGCGCCTTGACTGCAGCCAACAACGCCTTTGCACTGCGCAGCACCTCGAGCTCGTCGGCGCACGGCAGCGAGCCGAGCGTGCGCAGGATCAGCGCGCGGGCTTCTCGGCGTGGAGGGCTGGCGAGGAAGTCGCGGGCACGCGCCACCACGCCACCGGCGGCCGCGAGCGCCTCGGCGGCCTCATCGCGCTCGGCGCCGGTCTCGGAGACCAGCAGACCGATCGCCTCGCCATCGGGGATGCGTCGAAAGCGGACGACCTGGCAGCGCGAGGCGATAGTGGGCAACACGGCGTCAAAGCTGTGCGACATCAGGATGATGACCACATCGCCCGGCGGCTCTTCGAGCGTCTTGAGGAAGGCGTTGGCCGCCGAGTCGTTGAACAGGTCGGCGTCAGACACGATGTAGACCTTGTGGCTGCCGTCGACCGGCGAGAGGTTCACGTCGCGGATGATGTCGCGAACCTGCTCGGCGAGGTAGCCTGCCGCGCCCTCGGGCCGGATGAGGTGCACGTCCGGATGCCCGCCGCGCTTCACGCGATGACACGCCGAGCACACCCCGCACCCGCCGTCGTCGCACAAGACCGCACAGGCCAGCGCGCGGGCCGCCGTGGCCTTGCCCGCACCCGGAGGGCCAACGAACAGGTAGGCGTGGCTCACGCCGTCTGAGGAGGTCGCCGTCCGCAGGAACGATGCGACGCGATCCTGACCAACCATGTCGTCGAAGACGCAGTGAGGCACTACAGCACCTCGGCAAGCTGCGGAATGTCGGCGAGTGCGGCCGCGACTCTCTCGGCGACGACGTCGCTCGGACCGCTGGCGTCAATCAAGCGCACCCGAGCGGGATGGCGCTCGGCGATCGCGAGAAAGCCCTCGCGAACGGCTTGGTGGAATGCGAGGCCTTCGCCCTCGAGGCGATCGGCGCCATGACGCGTTGCGCGCTGGATGCCGAGAACCGGATCGATGTCGAGCACCAGGGTGCGATCGGGCATCAGCCCGCTGGTCGCGGTCAGGTTGAGCTCGGAGATGCGTTCGAGCGACAGACCGCGGGCGTAGCCCTGGTAGGCGGTCGTGGAGTCGTAGAAGCGATCGCAGATTACGATCTCGCCCGCTGCCAGCGCGGGCTCGATGACGTCGGCGACGAGTTGGGCTCGGCTGGCTTCGTAGAGCAGCAACTCGGCGGTGGCGTCCAGACCGGTGTGCTCGGGGTCGAGCAGCAGCGCGCGAACGGCCTCGCCAACCACCGTACCGCCCGGCTCGCGGAGCACTCGGACGGGCAGGCCAGCCGCCTCGAGCCGGCGCGCCAGCGTGCGCAGCTGCGTCGACTTGCCGCTGCCCTCGCCGCCCTCGAATGTGAGGAACACTCCCCGCTCGGCCATCTAGGCGCCACTCCGTTCGGCTCGCCACTCGGCGGGCGCTTGCGCATACAGGTTGTTACCCTCGACGTCGATGGCGACGAAGACCGGGAAATCGGCAAGCGTCATGCGCACCAAAGCCTCGGTGCCAAGGTCTTCCCAAGCAACAGGCTCGACAGCGGTGACGTGCCGCGCGAGAAGGGCAGCCGCTCCGCCGACGGCGGCGAAGTACACGCTGCCGGTCTCGATGCATGCCTGCCGGACCTCCTCGGAGCGATCGCCCTTGCCGATGGTCGCGACGATGCCCGCTCGCAACAGCGCCGGTGTCGCAGCGTCCATCCGCTTGGCCGTCGTGGGGCCAACGGCGCCCACGGGACGACCTGCGGCCGCAGGCGTGGGGCCGGCGTAGAAGAGCGTCTGGCCGACAAGCCGGTGCGGCAGCTCGCCAGCTGCCAAGTGCGCCTCGAGCAGCCGCTCGTGACCGGCGTCGCGCGCCGTGTAGACCGGGCCGGAGAGAACCACCTCGTCGCCCGCCCGCAGCGAAGCGAGCGTGGCGCGCGCGACAGGGAGCTGGATGGCGATGGGCTCAGGCATCCGCGGGCTCCTCGGCCGGGCGGGTGGCATCCGCTGCGGGAGCGAGCGGTGCTGCGACCGTCGGGCTCCATCGCAGGGCGCGGAACGCGTAGACTGCGGCCCCCATTACGATGAGCGATGAGAGCTGAAGCGTGATGCGCGAGCCGGTCCAGTAGACGGTCTGGGTGGTGAGCTGGTGCTTCACCGCGAAGTCGTAGACGTACTTGCCGATGAGGTCGGCGATGGGCGCCATGACGATCATCGAGAGCAGTAGCGAGAGACGCTGCACGGATTCGAGCGCGGTGAAGACTCGGCCACGCAGCTCGTCGGATGTGGTTCGCACGACGTAGCCGTTTCCGGCGACGGAAAGCGTTGCGACGCAGGCGCCTGCCGCCATCGCGAACAAGCCCGCCACGCCGTACGTGGTCACGCTCGCAAATCCCAGCAGCGCCAGCCCGAACGCCATCACGCTGCCGCC
Encoded here:
- the tmk gene encoding dTMP kinase gives rise to the protein MAERGVFLTFEGGEGSGKSTQLRTLARRLEAAGLPVRVLREPGGTVVGEAVRALLLDPEHTGLDATAELLLYEASRAQLVADVIEPALAAGEIVICDRFYDSTTAYQGYARGLSLERISELNLTATSGLMPDRTLVLDIDPVLGIQRATRHGADRLEGEGLAFHQAVREGFLAIAERHPARVRLIDASGPSDVVAERVAAALADIPQLAEVL
- the holB gene encoding DNA polymerase III subunit delta', with product MPHCVFDDMVGQDRVASFLRTATSSDGVSHAYLFVGPPGAGKATAARALACAVLCDDGGCGVCSACHRVKRGGHPDVHLIRPEGAAGYLAEQVRDIIRDVNLSPVDGSHKVYIVSDADLFNDSAANAFLKTLEEPPGDVVIILMSHSFDAVLPTIASRCQVVRFRRIPDGEAIGLLVSETGAERDEAAEALAAAGGVVARARDFLASPPRREARALILRTLGSLPCADELEVLRSAKALLAAVKAPLEDVKAAQAAEALDRADFMGRSGGKALEERHKRELTSREREGIGEVLNVAESWLRDCLVLSQGVGDLAINTDAKDSVAEIGAVITSSSAASALQAVNEARRRITYNVSPQLAIEAMLFDIREVLLCPR
- a CDS encoding FumA C-terminus/TtdB family hydratase beta subunit yields the protein MPEPIAIQLPVARATLASLRAGDEVVLSGPVYTARDAGHERLLEAHLAAGELPHRLVGQTLFYAGPTPAAAGRPVGAVGPTTAKRMDAATPALLRAGIVATIGKGDRSEEVRQACIETGSVYFAAVGGAAALLARHVTAVEPVAWEDLGTEALVRMTLADFPVFVAIDVEGNNLYAQAPAEWRAERSGA
- a CDS encoding SGNH/GDSL hydrolase family protein yields the protein MAPARALALVALATLLAVAATGCSSKTTHHVADKNAPRVNIVFVGDSITSGSYLDPRLMPQFQGDGASHSFAARLASELPTKYPEIPWGTFTNVAVNGTTSVQWASWVHGRVAPLHPDVVVLMLGINDAIANYEGGSESYTDFTRAYDSLVSQLTSLRNSRGRPTRLIVLTPPSATPSHAPSHNLTDARMAPYVASEWATARAHGIPVVDIWNAWRAKHSQDGPAFGSRYYTPADGIHPNSRGQALIFDMVAPVLRTVAAESAAGK
- a CDS encoding stage 0 sporulation family protein; this translates as MPTVVGVKLRFAPKTLWFDPIGTTPVEGDTVIVETERGTEIGLVAQAPHEVAASDLPAPLKPILRVATADDLAFVDELTEREREAMPVFRDLVHSYKLDMKPIDVEYLFSGDKVVFYFVAEERVDFRDLVKDLASRFKARIDMRQVGVRDEARMIGGLGHCGEQLCCVRFGGEFQPVSIRMAKEQDLPLNPLKISGLCGRLMCCLRYEFEAYKDYKQRAPKKGAIVETPLGLAKVSELNTPHETVGMRLEDGMRFSVPLKGMECCKGGTCPCSVSREVLEEAGGTGMALALAALDRENEPSPVMTAAPPKPRRPRGGEGAKSEEPRQRPVAPAAEPAVAGEAPARKRRRRGGRGGAGGAEAAASSVPEQTAPKPAAQQAPPSAEAGGEGGSAKPGRRRRRRRPGSGGGAGSGDAPTA